A part of Emcibacter nanhaiensis genomic DNA contains:
- a CDS encoding DUF2336 domain-containing protein: MKNLLNKIFDKNDKKDLSYEEARDALEKQKASDKKLLARRPETQPEVLYYLATDEDATIRRDVARNESTPIQADELLANDNSDDVRLELARKISRIFPDLSQHDQVQIREKAIEILEKLANDQFPKVRQIVAEELKSSDLVPHKIVKTLARDQELAVCAPILEYSPLLSDVDLKEIIAVTTVSGALSAIARREQVSEDISEALTNSLDVPAVSALIANQNAQIREDTLDAILDQARSVESLHPPLVERPNLSLRAIKRIAGFVASSLVSRMLEKNHLEKDVADEILANVRKRIQDQQVDEDDIQTLAEQARDLVEKGVVDDDFIQNALGNKQRELVIQCLALLSGIKVDSVRKLIASNKSRRIVALCWRAELSMRTALDLQHKLAHIPPEDFINARDGVDYPLSGAEMEYELELYA; the protein is encoded by the coding sequence ATGAAAAATCTGCTGAATAAAATTTTCGACAAGAACGACAAAAAGGACCTCTCCTATGAAGAGGCCCGCGACGCCCTGGAAAAACAGAAGGCAAGCGATAAAAAGCTTCTGGCCCGGCGGCCGGAAACTCAGCCTGAAGTGCTCTATTACCTGGCCACTGACGAGGATGCCACTATCCGTCGCGATGTGGCCAGAAATGAAAGCACCCCGATCCAGGCCGATGAACTCCTCGCCAACGACAATAGTGATGACGTTCGCCTTGAGCTGGCCCGCAAGATTTCCCGTATCTTTCCCGACCTGTCCCAGCATGACCAGGTCCAGATCCGGGAAAAAGCCATCGAGATTCTGGAGAAGCTGGCCAATGACCAGTTTCCCAAGGTGCGGCAGATTGTCGCCGAGGAATTAAAGTCCTCCGACCTGGTCCCGCACAAGATCGTCAAGACCCTGGCCAGGGATCAGGAACTGGCAGTTTGCGCCCCGATTCTGGAATATTCACCGCTGCTGAGCGATGTGGACCTGAAGGAAATCATTGCCGTCACCACCGTGAGCGGGGCGCTCAGCGCCATTGCCCGGCGTGAACAGGTCAGTGAAGATATTTCCGAGGCCCTGACCAATTCGCTGGATGTGCCGGCGGTCTCCGCCCTGATCGCCAACCAGAACGCCCAGATCCGCGAAGACACGCTGGATGCCATTCTCGACCAGGCCAGAAGCGTGGAATCCCTGCACCCGCCGCTGGTGGAGCGGCCCAACCTGTCGCTGCGCGCCATCAAGCGGATCGCCGGCTTTGTCGCCTCCTCCCTGGTCAGCCGCATGCTGGAGAAAAACCATCTCGAGAAAGATGTGGCCGATGAAATCCTCGCCAACGTGCGCAAAAGGATCCAGGACCAGCAGGTCGATGAGGATGATATCCAGACCCTGGCCGAGCAGGCCCGGGACCTGGTGGAAAAAGGTGTCGTGGATGACGATTTTATCCAGAATGCCCTCGGCAACAAGCAACGCGAGCTTGTGATCCAGTGCCTGGCCCTGTTGTCCGGAATCAAGGTGGATTCTGTCCGCAAACTGATTGCCAGCAACAAAAGCCGCCGTATTGTCGCCCTCTGCTGGCGCGCCGAGCTGAGCATGCGCACCGCCCTCGACCTGCAACATAAACTGGCCCATATCCCGCCCGAGGATTTCATCAATGCCCGGGACGGCGTTGACTATCCCCTGTCCGGCGCGGAAATGGAATATGAGCTGGAGCTTTATGCCTGA
- a CDS encoding sensor domain-containing diguanylate cyclase, producing MSMDVNIARIIQKSNLSREKTALPDLSAFSFQTEMIIEMFPGPALMVDSEQNILHHNIHALGIVEALQAGDLTFTGLIARSLTNNCPDMQKVILNDSKGIRHYNLYAMPASRQDATGEKAVLVTGREITVEHNLTNALVESRQMFKDLVSCSSDFSWETDSQGRFKYVSPKGILGYTAYELNGKLAADLIVGNEGKNPFDTLDTIHDMELWVQRNDGTKACILVSAVPIIDNKSSWQGARGVCRDITVVREREAALRRIGKREHILNRIVTTIRDLSKPDEIFSNLLNATLEGIRAKHACILEIKKSRNGSLDAETRACSGTLDDHDLLHKLTQKAVEVCRNNAPGESRLAGTFTQDGWSVLFSITQHHNEPNGAFCLLREEGSQEWSEEDAILFNGISSHLGIAMEQIHKQEELEHLSRTDELTGLLNRRAFTEEVKKRITHQKRSRENCALLFVDLDNFKTVNDKLGHKVGDKVLQKVAELLSKNTRVGDYICRLGGDEFALWLENVDADVAMEKASDLVAGRRSLQQVTGELSPAPGLSIGVAISSPRKNVTLDQLLELADAALYDVKKTGKNAVTLAEGDRSGEGRERNEKSAE from the coding sequence ATGAGCATGGACGTCAATATCGCACGGATCATCCAGAAATCCAATCTGTCTCGGGAGAAAACCGCCCTTCCTGATTTGTCCGCCTTCAGTTTCCAGACCGAGATGATTATCGAAATGTTTCCGGGGCCGGCATTGATGGTCGACAGTGAGCAGAATATCCTGCATCACAACATCCATGCCCTGGGAATTGTGGAAGCCCTGCAGGCCGGAGACCTCACCTTCACCGGCCTGATTGCCCGCAGCCTCACCAACAATTGCCCCGACATGCAGAAAGTCATCCTGAATGACAGCAAGGGCATCCGCCACTACAACCTTTATGCCATGCCGGCCAGCCGGCAGGATGCGACCGGGGAAAAAGCGGTTCTGGTGACCGGGCGGGAAATCACAGTGGAACATAACCTGACCAATGCGCTGGTCGAATCCCGCCAGATGTTCAAGGACCTGGTCAGCTGTTCGAGTGATTTCTCCTGGGAAACCGACAGCCAGGGTCGGTTCAAATATGTCTCGCCCAAGGGCATCCTCGGGTACACCGCCTATGAGCTGAACGGCAAGCTCGCCGCCGACCTGATCGTCGGCAATGAAGGCAAGAACCCGTTTGACACGCTGGATACCATCCATGACATGGAGCTCTGGGTTCAGCGCAACGACGGGACAAAGGCCTGCATTCTGGTCTCCGCCGTCCCTATCATCGATAATAAATCCAGCTGGCAGGGCGCGCGGGGCGTCTGTCGCGATATCACCGTGGTCCGGGAGCGCGAGGCCGCCCTGCGACGCATCGGCAAGCGAGAGCATATCCTCAACCGGATTGTCACGACCATCCGTGACCTCTCAAAACCGGATGAAATTTTCAGCAACCTGCTGAATGCCACCCTTGAAGGCATCCGTGCGAAACATGCCTGCATCCTGGAGATCAAAAAGTCGCGAAATGGTTCCCTGGACGCCGAGACCCGGGCCTGTTCCGGGACCCTCGACGATCACGATCTGCTGCACAAACTGACGCAGAAAGCGGTGGAAGTCTGCCGGAACAATGCCCCGGGCGAGAGCCGTCTGGCGGGAACGTTCACTCAGGATGGCTGGTCTGTCCTGTTCAGCATTACCCAGCATCATAATGAACCCAACGGTGCATTCTGCCTGCTTCGCGAGGAAGGTTCACAGGAGTGGTCGGAAGAGGACGCCATTCTGTTCAATGGCATTTCCAGCCATCTGGGTATCGCCATGGAGCAAATCCATAAGCAGGAAGAACTGGAACATCTGTCCCGCACGGATGAACTGACTGGACTATTGAACCGCCGCGCTTTCACAGAAGAAGTCAAAAAACGCATCACCCACCAGAAACGCAGTCGCGAAAACTGCGCCCTGCTGTTTGTCGATCTGGACAATTTCAAAACCGTCAATGACAAGCTGGGTCACAAAGTCGGTGACAAGGTCCTGCAGAAAGTTGCCGAACTCCTGAGCAAAAATACACGCGTCGGCGATTATATCTGCCGCCTCGGCGGCGACGAATTCGCATTGTGGCTTGAAAATGTGGATGCGGATGTCGCCATGGAGAAGGCCAGCGACCTTGTCGCGGGCCGCCGGTCGCTGCAGCAGGTCACCGGCGAGCTGTCCCCGGCGCCGGGCCTGTCGATCGGTGTCGCCATCAGTTCGCCGCGGAAAAACGTCACACTTGACCAGCTGCTGGAACTGGCGGACGCGGCGCTCTATGACGTCAAAAAAACCGGCAAAAATGCCGTGACCTTGGCGGAAGGGGACCGTAGTGGCGAAGGGAGGGAGAGAAATGAAAAATCTGCTGAATAA
- the truA gene encoding tRNA pseudouridine(38-40) synthase TruA, with protein MTEFTRYKLTIEYDGTGLVGWQRQENGLSVQQLLEEAAQKFCRTYDPEQNRFYAAGRTDAGVHALGMVAHVDLPRDDEPFKVMSGLNYHLHNGPVAVLKAERAAEDFHARFSALKRYYRYHIICRDAPLTLQKHKAWQVRDKLDTDAMREAAAHLIGKHDFTTFRSVQCQSESPVKTLDSLEVIEAGEHVYVDCSARSFLHHQVRSMVGCLYYVGKGKWTPDDMKAALEAADRTALGFNAPPDGLYFVKVDYPD; from the coding sequence ATGACCGAGTTTACCCGCTACAAGCTGACCATCGAATATGACGGCACCGGCCTGGTCGGCTGGCAGCGGCAGGAAAACGGCCTTTCGGTGCAACAGCTGCTTGAGGAGGCCGCGCAGAAATTCTGCCGGACCTATGATCCGGAACAGAATCGCTTTTATGCCGCCGGGCGCACCGACGCCGGGGTTCACGCCTTGGGTATGGTTGCCCATGTGGACCTGCCCCGCGACGACGAGCCCTTCAAAGTCATGTCCGGTCTCAATTATCACCTGCATAACGGCCCGGTCGCGGTGCTCAAGGCGGAACGGGCAGCGGAGGATTTCCATGCCCGCTTTTCGGCCCTGAAACGATACTACCGCTATCACATCATCTGCCGCGATGCGCCACTGACCCTGCAGAAGCACAAGGCCTGGCAGGTGCGGGACAAGCTCGACACCGACGCCATGCGCGAAGCGGCCGCTCACCTGATCGGCAAACATGACTTTACCACCTTTCGCTCTGTCCAGTGCCAGTCGGAAAGCCCGGTCAAGACGCTCGACAGCCTGGAGGTGATTGAGGCCGGGGAACATGTCTATGTCGACTGTTCCGCCCGCTCCTTCCTGCATCACCAGGTCAGGAGCATGGTCGGCTGTCTTTATTATGTGGGCAAGGGCAAATGGACCCCGGACGACATGAAAGCGGCGCTGGAGGCGGCGGACCGCACTGCACTTGGGTTCAATGCGCCGCCGGACGGGCTCTATTTTGTGAAGGTGGATTACCCGGACTAG
- a CDS encoding pentapeptide repeat-containing protein — protein MSQDEYPTCRYETPDGSFKCSRVSQDDRGYCTGHLHVDGFDGTGLDQAALEEMIEKKDGTWTGLQFISEVKLDDLKIDFPIDARRTKFHGLELSKILLKEEINFSDASFKNKIIFRDKVIFCESAIFLNVNFNCVVTFENGTSFEGVADFRKAVFTGYVQFSHVNFCHPPKFDACAFEDDFLAKSSFLNGCSFSGTVFHEAVKFLGNRSHVLVVDSATIHVHTGQGELNQKEESNKTLLQGGGAKLRESIISLKNLFIGIKKKTQNYFKALISRTKKISTRVANFINDPSVEFISSMSGKIYFEDVKFLKPEKVWIERADFRKALVKGTYFNGVSLVGVNWEQEKLGRNGIYDDVFLMESFSGKSREFVYPVIESQYRHLRTVLENNKDFLAASDFYIGEMDYRLRQKGILGRFFSISAFYNYLSRYATRPLRAIFAYFVLLGIYITLSILITGDFVCLWERAYSGLSLMTLKASSNTLEFDGPHKWLDLAFRIIGPFQIALIALSIRNQVKRN, from the coding sequence ATGTCTCAAGACGAATATCCAACGTGTAGGTATGAAACTCCTGACGGGAGTTTCAAGTGTTCGCGCGTTTCTCAAGATGACAGAGGATATTGCACTGGTCACCTTCATGTTGATGGATTTGATGGTACGGGATTGGATCAGGCTGCACTTGAGGAGATGATAGAGAAAAAAGATGGAACATGGACTGGTCTACAATTTATCAGCGAAGTGAAACTTGATGATTTGAAGATTGATTTCCCAATTGATGCTCGAAGAACAAAATTCCATGGGCTTGAGTTATCGAAGATTTTGTTGAAAGAGGAAATTAATTTTTCGGACGCCAGTTTTAAGAACAAGATTATTTTTAGGGACAAAGTCATTTTTTGTGAGAGTGCTATTTTTTTGAATGTTAACTTCAATTGTGTCGTGACGTTTGAGAATGGAACTTCTTTTGAGGGTGTAGCTGATTTTCGCAAGGCGGTGTTCACAGGATATGTGCAGTTTTCCCATGTGAATTTTTGCCATCCTCCAAAATTCGATGCTTGCGCATTTGAGGATGATTTCTTGGCTAAGAGTAGTTTTTTAAACGGCTGCAGTTTTAGTGGCACAGTTTTCCATGAGGCGGTTAAATTTTTAGGGAATCGTAGTCATGTACTAGTGGTAGATTCGGCCACAATACACGTTCATACCGGTCAGGGGGAACTCAATCAAAAAGAAGAAAGCAACAAAACTTTACTCCAAGGGGGAGGAGCAAAGTTGAGAGAAAGTATAATTTCACTAAAAAACTTATTTATTGGTATAAAGAAAAAGACGCAAAATTACTTCAAGGCGTTAATTAGCCGGACAAAAAAGATTAGTACAAGGGTGGCTAATTTTATTAATGATCCAAGTGTTGAATTTATTAGCTCAATGTCAGGTAAAATTTATTTCGAGGATGTTAAATTTTTAAAACCTGAAAAAGTCTGGATTGAACGAGCAGACTTTCGAAAAGCTCTTGTTAAAGGTACATATTTTAACGGTGTTTCCTTGGTTGGAGTAAATTGGGAACAAGAGAAACTAGGTAGGAACGGAATTTATGACGATGTTTTTCTCATGGAAAGTTTCAGTGGAAAAAGTAGGGAGTTTGTTTATCCGGTAATCGAGAGTCAATATCGGCATCTTCGAACTGTTTTGGAGAACAATAAAGATTTTTTGGCCGCGAGTGACTTTTACATTGGGGAAATGGACTACCGGCTTCGTCAAAAAGGCATTTTAGGTAGGTTTTTTTCCATATCGGCATTCTATAACTATTTAAGTCGTTATGCTACACGACCACTGAGAGCCATATTTGCTTATTTTGTTTTGCTAGGGATTTACATAACTCTATCTATACTAATTACAGGTGATTTTGTCTGTCTGTGGGAAAGGGCTTACAGTGGTCTCTCGCTTATGACGCTGAAAGCCTCTTCAAATACTCTTGAGTTTGACGGCCCGCACAAGTGGCTCGATCTTGCCTTCCGGATCATCGGGCCGTTTCAGATTGCGTTGATTGCCCTTTCAATCCGAAATCAGGTGAAACGCAACTAG
- a CDS encoding DNA recombination protein RmuC, with protein MVLTETHLIAIGAALFSLVAVLLAIWFMGRRTAAFQEQLTEERRKQQEAEARAQEALMRMMQSQSALEGRLAQMSDASAKSQAELTRTLEERLDKVSQRMGESLEKTTQNTTESLTDLKTRLALIDEAQKNITELSGQVVGLQDILSNKQSRGAFGEVQLNDLVSAILPPSAYGFQETLGNGKRADCVIKLPNPPGPIVVDAKFPLESYHLLRNAQDEGQNKQAAAAFRTAIKKHVKDIAEKYIVTGETAESALMFLPSEAVYAELHANFPDLVEESFRAKVWIVSPTTLMATLNTVRAVLKDVRMREQAGVIQKEVGTLLIDVDRLDKRVGNLRSHFNQAEKDIKEIETSSGKISKRAEKIEALQLEEGESAGAVLETARGQLDGE; from the coding sequence GTGGTCTTAACGGAAACGCACTTAATCGCCATCGGCGCGGCACTTTTCAGCCTGGTCGCCGTTTTGCTCGCCATCTGGTTCATGGGACGGCGCACCGCCGCGTTCCAGGAACAGCTGACCGAGGAGCGCCGCAAGCAGCAGGAGGCCGAGGCCCGGGCCCAGGAAGCCCTGATGCGGATGATGCAGTCCCAGTCGGCGCTCGAAGGCCGTCTGGCCCAGATGTCCGACGCCAGCGCCAAGAGCCAGGCGGAGCTGACCCGGACCCTGGAGGAACGGCTCGACAAGGTCAGCCAGCGCATGGGCGAAAGCCTGGAGAAAACCACCCAAAATACCACCGAAAGCCTGACCGACCTCAAAACCCGGCTGGCGCTGATTGACGAGGCCCAGAAGAATATCACCGAGCTTTCCGGCCAGGTGGTCGGGCTGCAGGATATTCTCAGCAACAAGCAGAGCCGCGGCGCCTTTGGCGAGGTGCAGCTTAACGACCTGGTGTCCGCCATCCTGCCGCCCAGCGCCTACGGCTTCCAGGAGACTCTGGGCAACGGCAAGCGGGCCGACTGCGTGATCAAGCTGCCCAACCCGCCGGGCCCGATTGTGGTCGACGCCAAGTTCCCGCTGGAAAGCTATCACCTGCTGCGCAACGCCCAGGACGAGGGTCAAAACAAGCAGGCCGCCGCCGCCTTCCGCACCGCCATCAAAAAGCATGTGAAGGATATCGCCGAAAAATATATCGTCACCGGCGAGACGGCGGAATCGGCGCTGATGTTCCTGCCCAGTGAAGCGGTCTATGCGGAACTGCACGCCAATTTCCCCGACCTGGTGGAGGAAAGTTTCCGCGCCAAGGTGTGGATCGTCAGCCCGACCACGCTGATGGCGACCCTGAATACGGTGCGGGCGGTGCTCAAGGATGTGCGCATGCGCGAGCAGGCGGGGGTGATTCAGAAGGAAGTGGGGACCCTGCTCATCGATGTGGATCGACTGGACAAGCGGGTGGGTAATTTACGCAGTCATTTTAATCAGGCAGAAAAAGACATCAAGGAAATCGAAACTTCGAGCGGCAAGATCTCCAAGCGTGCTGAAAAGATCGAAGCCCTGCAACTGGAAGAAGGCGAGAGCGCAGGCGCGGTACTGGAAACGGCAAGAGGTCAGCTGGACGGGGAATAG
- the dapE gene encoding succinyl-diaminopimelate desuccinylase codes for MVNPVEFTRDLIRCPSVTPADAGALDVLEQKLTALGFTCTRLPFSEPGTPDVDNLYARLGTDAPNFCFAGHTDVVPVGAAADWSVDPFAGEVNDGWLTGRGAADMKGAIAAFVAAVSRLLDDGEVKGSISFLITGDEEGPAINGTIKMLQWLEDNGEKLDYCLVGEPTNPTTLGEMAKIGRRGSLNTRLVVKGTQGHVAYPHLADNPIPRLIEILHRLTGKKLDDGNDHFQPSNLEVVTIDVGNEASNVIPAEAEARFNIRFNNEQSIDGLKDWIRSVCDAVGGEVELEMKASGDAFLTPPGVLSDLITGAVEKVTGIRPELSTTGGTSDARFIKDYCPVSEFGLVSQTMHKVDERVRVEDIEQLADIYTEILNRFFRNQG; via the coding sequence ATCGTCAATCCGGTAGAGTTTACCCGCGACCTGATCCGCTGCCCCAGTGTCACGCCCGCTGACGCGGGGGCGCTGGATGTGCTGGAACAAAAGCTGACGGCGCTCGGGTTCACCTGCACCCGCCTGCCGTTCAGCGAGCCGGGCACGCCGGATGTGGACAATCTCTATGCCCGCCTCGGCACCGACGCGCCCAACTTCTGCTTTGCCGGCCATACCGATGTGGTGCCGGTCGGCGCGGCGGCGGACTGGTCCGTCGATCCCTTCGCCGGCGAGGTCAATGACGGCTGGCTCACGGGGCGCGGGGCGGCTGACATGAAAGGGGCCATTGCCGCCTTTGTCGCGGCGGTGTCCCGCCTGCTGGACGATGGCGAGGTCAAAGGCTCGATCAGTTTCCTGATCACTGGTGACGAGGAAGGCCCGGCCATCAACGGCACCATCAAGATGCTGCAGTGGCTCGAAGACAATGGCGAAAAGCTGGACTATTGCCTGGTCGGTGAGCCGACCAACCCGACCACGCTCGGCGAGATGGCCAAGATCGGCCGCCGCGGCAGCCTCAATACGCGCCTGGTGGTCAAGGGGACCCAGGGCCATGTGGCTTATCCGCATCTGGCCGACAACCCGATTCCGCGGCTGATTGAAATCCTGCACCGGCTGACCGGTAAGAAACTGGACGATGGCAACGACCATTTCCAGCCCAGCAACCTGGAAGTGGTGACCATCGATGTGGGTAATGAGGCGAGCAATGTGATCCCGGCCGAGGCCGAAGCCCGCTTCAACATCCGTTTCAATAACGAGCAGAGCATCGACGGGCTCAAGGACTGGATCCGCTCGGTCTGTGACGCGGTCGGCGGCGAGGTCGAGCTCGAGATGAAGGCGTCCGGCGACGCGTTCCTCACCCCGCCGGGCGTACTCAGCGACCTGATCACCGGGGCGGTGGAAAAAGTGACGGGGATCAGACCGGAGCTCAGCACCACCGGCGGCACCTCCGATGCCCGTTTTATCAAGGATTATTGCCCGGTGTCCGAATTCGGCCTGGTGAGCCAGACCATGCACAAGGTGGATGAGCGGGTCCGGGTCGAGGATATCGAGCAACTTGCGGATATCTATACGGAAATCCTGAACCGATTTTTCCGGAATCAAGGCTGA
- the dapD gene encoding 2,3,4,5-tetrahydropyridine-2,6-dicarboxylate N-succinyltransferase — MTDKSLEQVIEQAWENRAGLTTSTTGEVREAVEETLNLLDSGQARVASKESGEWVVHQWLKKAVLLSFRLNDMEVISGGPGNANWYDKVPSKFNGWGEADFAKASFRAVPTSVVRKAAYIAPGVVLMPSFVNLGAYVDEGTMVDTWATVGSCAQIGKNVHISGGVGIGGVLEPLQAGPVIIEDNCFIGARSEVAEGVVVEEGAVLSMGVFIGASTKIVDRETGEVMYGRVPAYSVVVPGTLPGKPLADGTPGPNLAAAIIVKRVDERTRSKTSINELLRD; from the coding sequence ATGACGGACAAGTCACTGGAACAGGTCATCGAACAGGCCTGGGAAAATCGCGCGGGACTGACCACCTCCACCACCGGCGAAGTGCGCGAGGCGGTGGAAGAAACCCTCAACCTGCTGGACAGCGGTCAGGCCCGCGTTGCCTCCAAGGAGAGCGGCGAATGGGTCGTGCACCAGTGGCTGAAAAAGGCGGTGCTGCTGTCGTTCCGTCTCAATGACATGGAGGTTATTTCCGGCGGTCCCGGAAACGCCAACTGGTACGACAAGGTGCCGAGCAAATTCAACGGCTGGGGCGAGGCCGACTTCGCCAAGGCGTCGTTCCGCGCCGTGCCGACTTCTGTTGTCCGCAAGGCTGCCTATATTGCGCCGGGCGTGGTGCTGATGCCGTCCTTTGTCAACCTCGGCGCCTATGTGGATGAAGGCACCATGGTGGATACCTGGGCCACGGTCGGCTCCTGCGCCCAGATCGGCAAGAATGTGCATATCTCCGGCGGTGTCGGCATCGGCGGCGTGTTGGAGCCGCTGCAGGCCGGTCCGGTGATCATCGAAGACAACTGCTTCATCGGCGCCCGTTCCGAGGTGGCCGAAGGCGTGGTCGTGGAAGAAGGCGCCGTGCTCAGCATGGGCGTGTTCATCGGCGCCAGCACCAAGATCGTCGACCGCGAAACCGGTGAAGTGATGTATGGCCGGGTGCCGGCTTACAGCGTGGTCGTGCCGGGCACCCTGCCGGGCAAACCGCTGGCCGACGGCACCCCGGGACCGAACCTGGCCGCCGCCATCATCGTGAAACGGGTGGACGAGCGCACGCGCTCCAAAACTTCCATCAATGAACTTCTGAGGGACTGA
- the def gene encoding peptide deformylase, translating into MAILPIITVPDPMLKFSSTPVEKVDDALRKFMDDMLETMYDAPGIGLAAIQVGRPIRVLVIDLARDDEEPDPQYFVNPDIYWTSEEMGVYNEGCLSVPEQYAEVERPAECKVRYLDYNGEEQDIHCTGLLATCIQHEMDHLNGILFVDHLSKLKRDIMVKKVKKLTRDKVL; encoded by the coding sequence ATGGCGATTTTACCCATTATTACAGTTCCCGACCCGATGCTGAAATTCTCCTCGACCCCGGTGGAAAAGGTGGATGACGCGCTGCGTAAATTCATGGATGACATGCTGGAAACCATGTATGACGCGCCGGGCATCGGCCTTGCCGCGATCCAGGTGGGTCGGCCGATCCGGGTACTGGTCATCGACCTGGCGCGGGATGATGAAGAGCCCGATCCGCAATATTTCGTCAACCCGGACATTTACTGGACCAGCGAGGAAATGGGCGTCTATAACGAAGGCTGCCTGTCGGTGCCGGAACAATATGCGGAAGTGGAACGTCCCGCCGAATGCAAGGTCCGTTACCTGGACTACAACGGTGAGGAACAGGATATTCATTGCACCGGCCTGCTCGCCACTTGTATCCAGCATGAAATGGATCACCTCAACGGCATCCTGTTTGTGGATCACCTGTCCAAGCTGAAGCGGGATATAATGGTGAAGAAGGTCAAGAAACTGACCCGGGACAAAGTACTGTAA
- a CDS encoding pyrimidine 5'-nucleotidase — protein MTLDLSELEHWVFDLDNTLYPAANSLFDQVDQRMGRFIAEKFDLEQEEARALQKHFFRTHGTTLRGLMSEHGVSPDKFLDFVHDVDFSGLEENPQLAGALKALPGRKVIYTNADVPYAEKVLQRIGIADFFDDIFDIRLGGYTPKPDRESFRKMIEHTGVKADKSVMVEDIARNLEPAREAGMTTVWVPTHQEWSRDGMNEAHIDYTVEDLTGWLSDLAAAFEQKE, from the coding sequence ATGACTCTCGACCTTTCAGAGCTGGAACACTGGGTCTTTGACCTGGATAATACTCTCTATCCGGCCGCCAACAGTCTGTTCGACCAGGTGGACCAGCGCATGGGCCGGTTCATCGCGGAAAAATTCGACCTGGAGCAAGAGGAAGCCCGGGCGCTGCAGAAGCATTTTTTCCGCACCCACGGCACCACTCTCAGGGGCCTGATGAGTGAACACGGGGTGTCCCCGGATAAGTTCCTGGATTTTGTCCATGACGTGGACTTCAGCGGGCTTGAGGAGAATCCGCAACTGGCCGGTGCGCTCAAGGCACTGCCGGGCCGAAAGGTCATCTACACCAACGCCGATGTGCCCTATGCGGAAAAGGTGTTGCAGCGGATCGGTATTGCGGATTTTTTTGACGATATTTTTGATATCCGGCTCGGCGGATATACCCCCAAACCGGACCGGGAAAGTTTTCGAAAAATGATCGAACATACCGGGGTCAAAGCGGACAAATCCGTGATGGTGGAGGATATCGCCCGTAACCTGGAGCCGGCGCGGGAAGCCGGCATGACCACGGTCTGGGTGCCGACCCATCAGGAATGGTCCCGGGACGGCATGAACGAGGCGCATATCGACTATACGGTCGAGGACCTGACGGGCTGGCTTTCCGACCTTGCGGCGGCTTTTGAACAAAAAGAATAA
- the fmt gene encoding methionyl-tRNA formyltransferase, producing MATPLRIAFMGTPDFSVPTLRALLGAGHDVAAVYSQPPSRAGRGKKERPSPVHAFAEQHGIPVHTPTSLKSEEEQEKFAALNLDVAVVVAYGLLLPKAILDAPRLGCVNVHASLLPRWRGAAPIHRAIMAGDKESGVDIMMMEEGLDTGPVLLEKRVIIQPEDTTGSLHDALAQLGAEAIVPALEGLADGSLTPRPQGEEGVIYAKKIDKAEARIEWTRPAQELRAHIHGLSPFPGAWCEVEGERLKLLLAEVVTGSGAPGEVIAEPLVVACGDGALKILKAQRAGKGPMLAEDLLRGFPIPNGTILT from the coding sequence ATGGCAACGCCGCTCCGTATAGCCTTTATGGGCACTCCCGACTTTTCCGTTCCCACCCTGCGCGCCCTGCTTGGCGCCGGCCATGACGTGGCCGCCGTCTACAGCCAGCCGCCGAGCCGGGCCGGACGCGGCAAGAAGGAACGCCCCTCCCCGGTTCACGCCTTTGCCGAACAACACGGCATCCCGGTCCATACCCCGACCAGCCTGAAATCCGAAGAGGAACAAGAGAAATTCGCCGCCCTCAACCTGGATGTGGCCGTGGTGGTGGCGTACGGGCTGCTGCTGCCAAAAGCCATTCTCGACGCGCCGCGACTGGGTTGCGTCAATGTCCATGCCTCGCTGCTGCCGCGCTGGCGCGGAGCGGCGCCGATCCACCGGGCGATCATGGCCGGGGACAAGGAGAGCGGCGTCGACATCATGATGATGGAAGAAGGGCTGGACACCGGACCGGTGCTGCTGGAAAAACGCGTCATTATCCAACCTGAAGACACCACCGGCAGCCTGCATGATGCTCTCGCGCAGCTGGGTGCCGAGGCCATTGTCCCGGCGCTCGAGGGCCTCGCCGATGGCAGCCTTACCCCCCGCCCGCAAGGGGAAGAGGGCGTGATCTATGCCAAAAAGATCGACAAGGCGGAAGCCCGCATCGAATGGACCCGGCCTGCACAGGAATTGCGCGCCCATATTCACGGCCTCAGCCCCTTCCCCGGCGCCTGGTGCGAAGTGGAGGGCGAACGGCTCAAGCTGCTTTTGGCGGAAGTGGTTACCGGCAGCGGCGCACCCGGCGAAGTGATCGCCGAGCCCTTGGTAGTGGCCTGCGGAGACGGCGCGCTCAAAATCCTCAAAGCCCAGCGCGCCGGCAAGGGCCCGATGCTGGCCGAGGACCTGCTGCGCGGCTTCCCGATCCCCAACGGGACCATTCTCACATGA